The Ictalurus furcatus strain D&B chromosome 5, Billie_1.0, whole genome shotgun sequence genome includes a region encoding these proteins:
- the LOC128608048 gene encoding transmembrane protein 26 — MTLRENNVFPLFPECKDGTMRRVMDVLLALLSRFLFAVHGIVTVWRVVVVKGEPRYWLLLMGVALLGVEMAVTIKCTRNAEWKWFSPMVFLYLSTVIPSIWFLELNLLQFNLPINSSSPDFLLLSHLPIAVGLADLEPENWVAGLEQTMLIILVLGRWLMPKGDMSRDQLSQLLMVYVGLGADILDIFDTFKEPQVKTNHAVIIVGLSLFSWALMQFPLVLTQTNPPKLHTKLHLKPIRPGLLPCSYTSCCSSEIWSLLLTVGLQDGPFLVYRLYLMLRENVLNQLMIFFTCKNILIVMLELYRIGVVHFELHRPGGVERSLDEPQRQTERAEGERFEVLESSGQAVNESINESF; from the exons ATGACTCTCAGAGAGAATAATGTATTCCCCCTCTTCCCAGAGTGCAAAGACGGGACAATGCGCAGAGTTATGGACGTCCTTTTGGCTCTGCTAAGTCGTTTCCTGTTCGCAGTGCATGGCATCGTGACAGTGTGGCGTGTTGTGGTGGTGAAGGGTGAGCCCCGCTATTGGCTGCTGCTGATGGGCGTGGCACTGCTGGGAGTAGAGATGGCTGTTACAATCAAATGCACCCGCAACGCAGAGTGGAAATG GTTCTCTCCTATGGTTTTCCTTTATCTCAGTACTGTGATTCCCTCCATCTGGTTCCTGGAGCTGAACCTGCTGCAGTTCAATCTGCCAATCAACTCATCTTCACCTGATTTTCTCCTCCTGTCTCATCTCCCCATAGCAGTG GGATTAGCAGATCTGGAACCTGAGAACTGGGTGGCCGGTTTGGAGCAGACCATGCTTATCATACTGGTACTAGGCCGCTGGCTCATGCCCAAAGGTGACATGTCACGTGACCAGCTCTCACAACTCCTCATGGTCTACGTAGGCCTGGGCGCAGACATCCTGGACATCTTTGACACTTTCAAGGAGCCTCAAGTGAAAACCAACCATGCTGTAATTATTGTGGGGCTGAGCCTCTTCTCCTGGGCCTTAATGCAATTCCCTTTGGTTCTGACACAAACAAATCCCCCTAAACTCCACACAAAGCTCCATCTTAAACCCATCAGACCTGGGTTACTGCCCTGCTCATATACCTCCTGCTGCTCCAGTGAGATCTGGAGCCTTCTTCTTACTGTTGGGCTCCAGGACGGCCCGTTCCTCGTGTACCGCCTCTACCTGATGCTCAGAGAAAATGTTCTGAACCAATTGATGATCTTCTTCACATGTAAGAACATCCTCATTGTTATGCTGGAGCTGTACAGGATTGGCGTGGTCCACTTTGAGCTTCACAGGCCTGGGGGGGTAGAAAGATCACTTGATGAACCTCAAAGACAGACTGAAAGAGCTGAAGGTGAAAGATTTGAAGTTTTAGAGTCTAGTGGCCAAGCGGTAAATGAAAGTATTAATGAAAgtttttga